A stretch of DNA from Zootoca vivipara chromosome 16, rZooViv1.1, whole genome shotgun sequence:
ggctgcttccggagctgggcaaaatctcgctacgtgcccaggctgctggcaccgatagcaaagccttgttgcgcacgcactcacagtggattcctcagtgctttttactgcacccccactggcttctctgcgcccatggccccccttctcagccgattctttctggcgtctcagttcctcatccgccaaacgcccagaaacgtaagcaatcgtgagttcaggTTCAGGCATGgactcaaatgttaaacacaaatgttcataggcgtttcccaaactagacagcaaaatataaactttttccttctctttgaacacaagctcatgccgctgcagcttatggaatgcatcaatcacattggcaatgtgctccttaatgggttgccctggtctcagtctcaactcaaagagatgcctcatagcatgcagcttagctccagctgtttttctctgatggaccctttccaaactgtcccaggcttccttggcattttcagcattttgcacatagggctgttgcgtagcatcacagctcatggcaatggcacatagagccttattgtctttcctggtttctgctgcaaacctctgtgcttcagctgctgaattatcagcgacaggggttggaggatttaacacacaagtccataaatcctttcctagcaaccacattctggccctttctctccactctgcatagttgtcgccattcaacctctggaacggcacgacaaatgactcctgtagctgctccgccatcttgtccacccccgggctccgtgtctgtgtactcactcagaatagctgacgttgctcctccgggtagactgcggatcccagccttctggtacagggtctttctgctagcaagtgcatctgttaattgccgactgcaaaacaacaggtttctcccagctagctctttacaccggctttctccaaggcttttacagctgcaatcaccttttatcgctttggtgattgattaggttcaggacctcttatctcccataacctgtgacgggtatagggctccgttgagttgtttatgactcaattaggagccactaatctGCCCAGCACGCTTCctctagcgcttctctgcttccgtagatccgggctggcagtaaaacacacacagcagagttcttcttcttctcacacagcgaaagcttgtatagccgttggataaaaagcctcttaagaacacacagagtccaaagtgttctaataactacttaagtttattctagagagaaaataacaaacaacctggtgagagcgcagacatcttgcgaccgtctcccaggcagaaacgaaaccaaccaaccaatacatacagaaacacttctggtacattctgtaacatgatattcctcagtggtcaggtgctatacagaacacagttaactctttggttacttgttactcctcacaagCTCACAGTGTAAAAGTATGCACAGGGGGAAGCTGCAAATAGCTGGGGACCAAGATAGCCTTTTTCACTCCCTGAAGTGCTGACTGTTgtgtcttccttctccctctcatgTGCAAAACACAACAGTGCAAACTGCAGGACCCAGATGGAAGCAGTAAGAAGGGTCAGGTGATGTGTTGGATTCAGGCAAAGAAATATCAATAGCAACTGGTGATGCTGATACCTTTTAAGAGCCTGTTCAGCTAAACAGAGGTGTAGTGTGGAGGGAGgcttaggggggggggcatggccctGGCTGCACAATTTTGAGGGGGcacaaaccaggcacccccattcAGGGATCCCAGTctcgccctgcctgctgctgaggGTCTCTGGGCTCCTAATTCCAGGATGGTCTCACTGTCACATCCCTGGCCTGCCTCGCTGAATGGCTGCTCACTCACACCTTGCTTGGATAGTGAGCTGGCACATAGGGAGGCGGGCAAGGGGTGACCCCAGAGTGGCCTGGTCTGGCACTCCTCTCCATGGGCATCAGGGGAATTTGCCCATCAAGCGATGCATCGACCATCTGGGCTCCCTCCTGCACTGGCAGGCAAGCTGTGCAGCACAGTTCCACTTGGTGCTGCTGGTGAGGGTTGGGCTGGCACAACAGGCTCCGTTCACCCTCCATGGCCCCGGGCACCAGCAAACGCTGCTACACCACTGCAGCTAAAGCCCACTTTGGAATACCAAGAGAGCCTCTTTTCAAAACACTTGCTCCTGTATCTTCTGGATGTACAGCAACTGCTATTGGAAGTGGcacaacaactcaacaacttttgtgtccaaattttcactttctgaaatacgTGCAGAGAATTCATTGCGGGGCTCCCTGCTCCTACTCTGTTACCCAGCTAAAATCAGATCTTCCACCATTCTGCTTCAGTGCAAGGTGGAACCACCCAAAACAAGCACAATAGGTCTGCCTGGACCATTTATCCATATTCAGCAGAAAGCTGTTGCTTCTTCTGGTGCAGAAGCAGAAAAGGCAAGCCAGCTCAATCTGTACTGGAGCCAAGATTGAAGTCCAGAGAAGGGCAAGGGCAGCAAAAAAAACAATCTCAGCAAAATGTTCGCAAGTAATTAAGACCTTTAAGGAAATAGtttattaaaaattatatttaacaaTAGGATTAAGTCTCTGGAGAGTCTCCAGTGTATTGAGCTGCAAAGAAACCACCTTTTAAACAAATAACATGAAGAACAGAAATAGAAAAGGGGAATATCTGAATCACTATGAATCTGAGAGCAATACAGGCACACCTATTGGTCCATGGCGGCGCACGAGATAAATCCCAAATAGCGAAAGCAGCACAGCTCCTTTATTAAGATGGAATCTGTAAATAGATGGGTTGAGTAAATAATGCCAATCCCTGAGAGTGCATCTTTTCCTTCCAGAAACAGATTGCAAGGGCAAGAAGTCAAGTATTATGGGCAGGTCTTGAGTGTTTCGGCAGTTGGCAGACTGATTCTCCATGCACCCAGCCTTATCCCAAAAGTTCCCCTCGTGTgcatccacacacacagagaaagagagaacataaTTCACCTCCCTTTCACTGggcttttcttttgcaggttgtCTTTGGAAAAGGGACAGAGCTGTACAGGATCTCTCCCCCACCCGCATACAGTCCACAAGTGTCCTCTTCCTGCCCACTGAAAGTATGGAAGGTGCCAGGAAGGTGCTCATGACGCAGGTGCAGAATTTGCCCAATGTGGTCCTCTTCTGCTCTATTGTCCTTTTCCTACTTGTTGCAAAGAACAAATGGGAGTCTCTTGAGACACATGACACCAAGCTCAAGGGCAGCCCGGATTTCGCAGGCAATCAAAAGAGTGCAATAGGATTTGAATGGGAATCTACACTGGAGAGAACAAAGGAGACCAAGCCTTCTGGTctgattcccccaccaccaccagtggcCACGCGGCATCCCTTGGAGGTTGTCTATTCCACTGATTATAAGTTCCTTCTCAACGAGCCAAACAAATGTCGGGAGAGGAGCCCTTTCTTGATCCTGCTGGTGATAACTGAGCCCCAGCATTTTCCCACAAGGCAGGCCATCCGACAGACGTGGGGCAACGAGAGCTTGGTGCCTGGGGTTTCCATTCTTCGTCTCTTTCTGACGGGTGTCCACCCAAAATTTGGATACCCACTCCAGGCCCTTTTGGAAGAGGAGAGTTCCATCCACAGAGACATTATTCAGCAGGACTTCCTGGATACCTACAACAACCTTACCCTCAAGACTCTGATGGGCATGGAGTGGATAAGCAAGTTCTGCCCCAATGCCACCTACGCGGTGAAGGCAGACAGTGACATCTTTCTCAATGTGAACTACATGGTATCCCAGCTGCTGCAGCCTCACCTGCCACCCAAGAAGAACTACATGACAGGGTACATCTACTGGAAAACAAAGCCACTGCGTGACAAGGCCTCCAAGTGGTATATGCCACGGGAGGTGTACCCCAATGAGACCTACCCACCCTACTGCGCAGGTGCAGGGTATGTGTTCTCTGGGGATCTGGCCAAGAAGATCTACCAGGTAGCAAAAACCATCAAGGTCATTAACATGGAAGATGCCTTCATGGGAATCTGCCTGTATGAGCTGGGCATCAGCATGACAAACAGCCCCTGGGGTTTCTTCAACATGTTCAGAGTCAAGTATGAGAAGTGCAAGTTCTCCAAGATGGTGGTTGTGCATGGCTACGGGCCAGAGGAGCTGCTGCAGATTTGGCCAGACCTTCGGGACCAGAACCAGACTTGCAAGAGTTAAAAGGGAGGGAGGTGAACAGACACACATCCTCTTGTGGAGAAGTTGGCATAGAGGACTGGCAACATGCGGGCATGTTCCTGTACAATGGACAAATCCATGCCAACAAATTGCGGTGAGGAAGGGAAGGATGGCTCAGAGAAGAAGGAAGATTCTGTGCTTGTCGAAATCTGTATTTATGCCCTCAGAAGAGATCTGGCCCCACATAACATGCTCATCGTGCAGTGTGGTTTGTTGCCATTCACACTGCTCTCCTCCCCATAGAATCTCTGCAGCTGCCCATAGCAACTTGTTTGGTCTGCTCTTAACTGACCACTGTGCTACTAATGTGCCAAATTGACAATGCATGTGTGGCTCCaggcatagggttgccatacatccaggaatTCCCAGAAATATCCTCTTCGGGGGTCCCACATTCCCATTCAGGGGTaattatacattttaaagcaattgttcacgattttgggttttttaaaaaatatatatatacactttttGTGTGCAAGCAGTTCTGTATGTTTACCTCTTAAATATGgcaaccaaaaaaaaccccaacaatttTTGTGTCTGCAAAACCCTACACTAGGACAATGCAGAGTTCACCTGTTCCAACATATTGAAATGCAGCCTGGTCATCTTTAGAGTAATTTTAAGCAGATCAGTAGAAGTTTCCTTCACAGTAGGAAGCCATACTCCACATAGGACATGCCTCTTTGGATTGTTGCCAGTTATGCAAAAGACTTATTTGTCATCTTCTGTtgctttttcatatatataaatatatatacagtatgcacaAACGCATACAGTGTCTGTTTTCAAAGAGGTTCTCCCAACACACAACACAGCTTTATTTATACATGAATTACCATAAAGATGTTAACACAACCATTCCCTGTTCTCTTTGAAGGATGAGATAAGGCTTAAAAGGAGGGAAAAGGTAAATCCTTAACCAGGGgatagcattcagaaaaagtatTGTTATACAAGTCCTAAATTTTGTTATGCTCCAGCAAAGTGGGATTCACTGAACCCACTTCATGGAAGAACTGGGAATGCCCATAACACCCCCAACACCTACCGGTACACcctgtaaaacaaataaaaaacattagAAAGCAGGCAGCACGTATCAGTCAACCCTCCCCTAAGCCAAAAGAGCCTAGTTCATCGTTAAAAATTGGTAGGGTCAGGGGGGTATTGTTTGACCTTGTAGTGCCCATGGAGCTATGTTGGGGATCCCAAGAACAGGCTTGATCTTTTTGACTGAATGCCTTTTTCACTTGTCTAATAATTATGGCCAGAGACTTAAGTGCCTGTGTAAGAAAAACCCCGTTGTTCCCTATTTAATTCACATAATCTatgtcttttgttttattataatttttattaaactgatttatttatatatctatattgGGGGTTTTTTAGTATTATTTGTGTCAttttattgtaagttgctttgcagGCCGCTAAGTGGGAGAAAAGTAGTGTCTAAAATGATGCTGTGATTACGATGATACAATCTGAGAagtgttttacagtggtaccttggtttacaaacacaattggttccggaagcctgtacttaacctgaagtgaactttcccattgaaagtaatggaaagtggattaatccgttccagacgggtctgcggagtactcaacctgaagcgtacttaacccgacaTATgtgtgcaattggttccggaagtccgtacttaacctgaagcttacttaacctgaagcaaactttcccattgaaagtaatggaaagtggattcatccattccagacaggtccttaaactgtatttaaactgaaaatactcaaaccgaggtgtgcttaaaccgaggtgtgactgtattagCTCTTAATATATAAGAAAGCCAGTTGCCAGGTTTCTCGTATACGCTGAGGCCACCCCAAAATAGACTCTGGGTGGGAATATGTTCCAGGTCACAGATATAATGAAATCGTCAGTCTGCAACAACATTTTCACTAACTGAAACTTCTTTCGGCTTCTGCCAGTTATTGGTGTTGCCCCCAAAACGCATAACACACATTGCTGATTTTTGTTAATAAGAACCCAAATGAACCTTTTGGGAGGAAAATGCTGAGAAAGCTCATCAGAAACGGCTGTGAACTGCATTTACAGCATGCCATGGCAGCGTGGGTGTGAAGTAGACCTCTTACATATATTTTGGGCCTGTAAAGCGGTAGCTCTGTCTTCTACTGTGCCCCTGGGATCAATTTCACCAGCCTTTTACTGATGGTTCCTCCATGCAGCCTATTATGCACAGTCCAAAGGCAACTGGGAAGCTTTTCCTATTGCctttctccttgcagagaaatatttgagagtcaaaatggcttcaggattgttctcctgtactatttcagacacatggtttatatactcATGTATGTGTTTGTCTTGTAcatttatcatagctgccaagttatccctttttttaagggattttcccttatgctgaataggcttcctcgcgagaaaagggaaaacttggcagctatgacatttatgaacattttttagatatatatataagaccttagaattcttataacacaggaAACCAGGAATTACCGGTATGTTtacatgtggggtgtgtgtgtgtgtgtgtgtgtgtaaatatgtacaatattcctggcaaagggtgtttaaggagataataGAAATCGCAGaattaaagctgaccaaaagtccagaggtagcagtCTTATCAATTTACAGTGGGGTGGAACCGGCGTCGGCAAACTAcagtctgtgggctggatccggcccatgaATGGTTTAGCAATTGCCGCTTGGACCAGTGCgatcaccaccacccctttttgaGTGCCTTTTtttgcgacccccccccccggactacaTGCTTCGAGCATGCTCAGACTTCCATGATGCTGGCCAATCCGAAGCCcagattattactattattattactattaacctcaggcctcccctcctgtggctgaTTTGACGCGAACCGGCAGCCAATGGCGACCCTTCCTGAGACTCGCTGCTCCAATCGGGGCAAGGTGCAGGGCAGGACGCCTTGTTGACGCCTTGCTCTGAGAAGGGGGGAGGAAAAGCGAAGGGGTGGGAAGAAGCgggagcagagagcctgcgaggagggaggaggaggaagaggaggaggaggaggactcttgTGTGCTGCTTGGCGGTAGCACATTTGCAGCACGGTCATGGACACCCTGGGGTAGGGGCCCTTCCCGCGCAAGCCGAGACCCAGTGCCTGCAAGGCCCCAGTGCAGTCCAACCAATTTATTGACAGCCGCACGAATTATGATAGCTAAGAAGTGGAagaggcaagcagaatataagaTGGGAGAAGAGGTGTGAGATATAGCTATTAATTATAAATtgacatgtgccattaaggtaagacggggaatacgCAGGATAAATgatttcaggattgctctcctgtactatttcagacacgtggtttatatactcaTGTATGTGTTTgtcttgtacatttatgaacatttattctatatttgagacctaaGCGTTCTTACAACActtctctgcccctccccccaacatcCATTCCCACACAGCGGCCTGGGGAAAGTCACTGCACTGCCTGGAGTTGCCTACCGGGAGGTCTACCCATCCTTGGAAGATGCCACACTGACCAAATTGGCCTGGGAAAGGTTGCCCCAGCCTGTGCAGCACCAAGAAACGCCAACAaaagcttacagataaaaatcagAATAGCTGAAAACAtgattgggaggggggcagagacccACAATAATTAAAAGACAATTCAacactgatagaattaaaacatttttgttgatCCTCTTAATTGAAGCATCATGTTTTAGGCCCTAACAAGGGCCATCCATGCCAACACaattataaaagaaacaattataaaaaataataataataacataatataataatttattatatataccctgcccatctgactgggtttccccagacactctgggtggtacctaacagaatattaaaaacatataaaaaatagaacattaaaaacttccctaaacagggaaataCACAGTAAAAATGTCAAAATCCACAGTTCAGCAAAACTTTTATTTGGGACAAACCCAAATACCACCCAAGTGGCAAGTGTTTAAGTTCTCCAGGCAAGATTTCACATAagttatttggggtggggggcggggggggggtggagaacaaggaaaataataaatacaaaaattaCAGCAACCAGCTACAAGAATTTCTAAATAGGCCAATGTAAATTTCCTGCTACAAAACAAAGAGCCACCTTTTTGAATATCTTTTTCCTGTTGGCAAGCGAAAATGCAGAGTTTTTGGTGTTGTTGATTGGATCGGTAGCCTGGTGTAAGCAACGGCGTAGCTAGacgctcgggcacccggagcggcaacccGCTCTGTATGGCGCATGCACAGCGTCGCTCTGTACAGCACATGAGCACCACTAGAGTGCCGGCGGTTGGCAAACTGTGAGCAAGCCATGGAGCGAGGTTTTTTACCGGGCGGCTTGCGAGGCACCGTTGCCCTACCGCCctgtaaaaagcctcgctccgcAGCTTGATCGCTCACCTGCTCGACGtgcgctttgcttgttcctgggcgagGGGTGGGCAATGGCGGGGCGGCGGCCGCTCCGCGGCTTGCTTGCAGTttgcccaccccttgcctccacttgagcaggaagaagcaaagcgcgaGCCGgccgagcaagtgagcgagcagccagccgccgagcgtGGCTTTTTACCAGGTGGCGGCTATCTGCTCGCTTGTGGGGGGCGCGGCGAGTGTCACTCCCCTCCAGGGTGGCCCCTGGGTGCAAGCAAAATGTAAGCCAGGTATTTGGGACTCCTCCAGCCCCACTTTTACTGTGGAGGGAGAGATGGACCAGCATCTTGGCCCCCATAACTAGGAAGATGTGGATGATGACAAGAGGAAGGGATTTTGAGTTAAGCAAATCCTTGCTATTAGAAAAAGAAGCTTGGAGATACTTTTACGATACTATCTGAATGCCTGCACCAGGAGCATACTGGAGAAGATTTGGAAAGTATTTGGAGCTAATCATACATTTTGGTTTCTTGTTCTTCCTCATTCCCCAGGTATTGTCAGAGCTGTTAAGTCCAGTGATCAACTCATCAGGGAAGTCATTAATAAGGGCTAAGCCTTTGTGAAACAGGGTGAGGCTGTTGTGAAACAGGGGTGTGAAGCTCCTCCTCAATATATCTGTGTTAGctggcagggaaagaaaaggTTTAGGTTTTCAGCTTGATGACATAGACAGAAGgaaaactgtttttgtttttaattacaagTGCACAGATTAAGAGAAGAcgaataaatgacgaataatacctttgctggaactaacacgcagcagtgacatagtctgccaaagcgccaaaaaaccagcacagaacgggttaaaaaatgaa
This window harbors:
- the LOC118075326 gene encoding beta-1,3-galactosyltransferase 2-like, whose product is MEGARKVLMTQVQNLPNVVLFCSIVLFLLVAKNKWESLETHDTKLKGSPDFAGNQKSAIGFEWESTLERTKETKPSGLIPPPPPVATRHPLEVVYSTDYKFLLNEPNKCRERSPFLILLVITEPQHFPTRQAIRQTWGNESLVPGVSILRLFLTGVHPKFGYPLQALLEEESSIHRDIIQQDFLDTYNNLTLKTLMGMEWISKFCPNATYAVKADSDIFLNVNYMVSQLLQPHLPPKKNYMTGYIYWKTKPLRDKASKWYMPREVYPNETYPPYCAGAGYVFSGDLAKKIYQVAKTIKVINMEDAFMGICLYELGISMTNSPWGFFNMFRVKYEKCKFSKMVVVHGYGPEELLQIWPDLRDQNQTCKS